In Thiospirochaeta perfilievii, a single window of DNA contains:
- a CDS encoding M20/M25/M40 family metallo-hydrolase codes for MFELGCDIVTILSDLISIESETGNEKALCDKLFDTLKSYDGELIRVKNSLLFNLDLKKDKRVALIGHIDTVPVANSSTTPEIKDDELWGRGSCDMKSGLAVMLKVIDDISIGKIKPKQNLSFVFYENEEGALPNGINFLLDNNYLMDIDFAFVLEPTQSKYSVGCLGSLAVKKDVYGISAHSANPKKGKNALIEATEIVMSVEKMNKLINKDSSIDGLDYYETVNITQLGTTTETFNVIPDHVEIVANFRFSPKRSSNEALEYLLEFLGQDNITILDKADSCYIGDSGNDFLLPNIDREIMQAWTDIAQLNKAGIPSINYGAGSIKYAHKPDERISIDELTEFYKSLVTHL; via the coding sequence GTGTTTGAGTTAGGTTGCGATATAGTTACTATTCTATCAGATTTAATTAGTATAGAGAGCGAGACAGGAAATGAGAAAGCTCTTTGTGATAAGCTATTTGATACTCTAAAGAGTTATGATGGAGAGTTGATTAGGGTTAAAAACTCCCTTCTATTTAATTTGGACCTTAAAAAGGACAAAAGAGTTGCTCTTATAGGGCATATCGATACAGTTCCTGTTGCAAATAGCTCTACAACACCAGAGATTAAGGATGATGAGCTTTGGGGCAGGGGATCCTGCGATATGAAAAGTGGTTTAGCTGTAATGTTAAAGGTTATAGATGATATTTCAATTGGCAAAATTAAACCTAAACAGAACCTAAGCTTTGTTTTCTACGAAAATGAAGAGGGTGCCCTTCCTAATGGTATCAACTTTTTATTAGATAATAACTACCTTATGGATATTGATTTTGCATTTGTTTTAGAACCTACACAGAGTAAGTATTCTGTTGGGTGTCTTGGATCATTAGCTGTTAAAAAAGATGTATACGGTATATCTGCCCATAGTGCCAACCCTAAAAAAGGGAAAAACGCACTAATTGAGGCTACAGAAATAGTAATGTCAGTAGAAAAAATGAATAAGTTGATTAACAAAGATAGTAGTATTGATGGTTTAGACTACTATGAGACAGTTAATATTACCCAGCTTGGAACAACTACAGAGACATTTAATGTGATCCCTGACCATGTAGAGATAGTTGCTAACTTTAGGTTTAGCCCCAAAAGAAGTAGTAATGAAGCTTTAGAGTATCTTTTAGAGTTTCTAGGTCAGGATAATATAACTATTTTGGACAAGGCTGACTCATGTTATATTGGGGATAGTGGGAATGACTTTTTACTTCCAAATATAGATAGGGAGATTATGCAAGCCTGGACCGATATCGCCCAGCTAAATAAGGCTGGTATACCATCTATAAATTATGGGGCAGGTTCAATTAAATACGCCCATAAACCAGATGAGCGTATATCAATTGATGAGTTAACTGAGTTTTATAAAAGCCTTGTTACCCACTTATAA
- the buk gene encoding butyrate kinase, whose amino-acid sequence MNDYLILVINPGSTSTKIAIYKNEKPIIVETIKHTMKELLGFKRVTDQFNFRKELILEQIKRCGFDIETLDCIVARGGLLRPIPSGIYEIDNLMLEDLNANYLGEHASNLGGLIAYDLAKSIPIRKAYIADPVVVDELWDIARISGHPKIPRVSIFHALNHKAVARAYANSLGKDYNQLNLIIVHLGGGISVAAHKEGRVIDVNNGLNGEGPFSPERSGGLTTLDISKLCFSGNYSFNEIKQMIVGSGGLIAYLGTNSVIEIEERINSGDNKALEVLEAMCYQVAKEVGAMAVVLGGEVDSIILTGGIAYSSLVTDLIKKRVSFLAPVNIYPGENELEALALNGLRVLRGEARVLSYSKLISG is encoded by the coding sequence ATGAATGATTATTTAATATTAGTAATTAATCCTGGTTCGACTTCCACAAAAATAGCTATATACAAAAACGAAAAACCTATAATTGTAGAGACTATTAAACATACTATGAAGGAATTACTAGGTTTTAAGAGAGTCACTGATCAGTTTAATTTTAGAAAAGAACTAATTTTAGAACAGATAAAACGTTGCGGATTTGATATAGAGACATTAGACTGTATAGTGGCTAGAGGCGGCCTATTAAGACCTATACCCTCTGGAATTTACGAGATTGATAACCTAATGCTAGAGGATTTAAATGCTAACTATTTAGGGGAACATGCAAGTAACCTAGGAGGTCTTATAGCCTATGATTTGGCAAAGAGTATACCTATTAGAAAGGCTTATATTGCAGACCCTGTAGTAGTAGATGAGCTATGGGATATAGCAAGGATATCAGGACACCCTAAAATACCTAGAGTTTCGATTTTTCACGCTTTAAATCACAAGGCAGTAGCTAGGGCATATGCTAACTCCCTGGGAAAAGATTATAACCAGTTAAACCTTATTATTGTACACCTAGGAGGAGGTATTAGTGTCGCAGCCCATAAAGAGGGCAGAGTTATCGATGTTAATAACGGACTAAATGGAGAGGGCCCATTCTCCCCGGAGAGAAGTGGAGGACTTACTACACTAGATATCTCTAAACTCTGTTTTAGTGGTAACTACAGTTTTAACGAAATTAAGCAGATGATAGTTGGAAGCGGAGGATTAATTGCCTACCTTGGAACCAATAGCGTAATAGAGATTGAAGAGAGAATAAACAGTGGGGATAATAAAGCCCTAGAAGTTCTTGAGGCTATGTGTTACCAGGTAGCAAAAGAGGTTGGCGCTATGGCCGTAGTATTAGGTGGTGAAGTAGATTCAATAATTTTAACTGGGGGAATAGCATACAGTAGTTTAGTAACTGATTTAATTAAAAAAAGAGTCAGTTTTTTAGCCCCAGTAAACATATATCCTGGAGAGAATGAACTTGAAGCCCTCGCCCTTAATGGCTTAAGAGTTTTAAGGGGAGAAGCTAGAGTTCTAAGCTACTCTAAACTTATAAGTGGGTAA
- a CDS encoding diguanylate cyclase domain-containing protein, translated as MENKKTVNKVINTPVETITLGFIEDAIKLTHSTFIKEKIAYNFIKKGWVDLETLLYSKALKSFNRALKIFLKKEDLDGYLLSCHGIASIYKECKQFNKALEIYFKILAKLQSKDSELRFITLKDIANTYYSWGAYNETIKYLKIALEIIKNEEMVYRKIYIHYNLGRTYKKLEKFNTAQESLFMTLTLCDANGINYKISETLTELGNIFRKTKNYPRSESFHIRALQYAKSSRDYSAHIDILLNLGGLMLHLGNYEKCLQFVNSALEEIDQIEQKYSKVLKGYHYIYMAYKFLGEVEESIKYLQKSIILKEEEIERVNKLQYELLQIDLKFSIKPESFIITNIYNNELNTKQSIYKENNLKELTAAIYTGIKNILNFSNLSLYTYKDNRKILLQTTIMKDGNYTQKEIEALGTLASVVIDEDREIILYDRDTANEDFKVTKNRLTRGMNSFIIIPIKRGKLIVGAVSIEDEDKNKYTQFDLNSLKTISAYISLTIENMRIKEEVDSFNELLDHDTIIIESRDIEKQKLHKDRESGLPYKPLFIELLSQAIKGTKRDKGKIALLTIIIDLEFDNQGTFLSEDLIIGEHTIQERLKSILRSEDILGRESDDTYLLSIKMESIRGCRIVAKKIVSELKKPIFTENQKIQPRVKIGITIYPDNSLNISDLLDKSKKCATKIPKDNLVGFEFSEGIHNITSID; from the coding sequence ATGGAAAATAAAAAGACAGTTAACAAAGTTATAAATACACCAGTGGAAACTATTACACTAGGCTTTATAGAGGATGCAATAAAGCTGACCCATAGCACATTTATAAAAGAGAAAATTGCATATAATTTTATTAAGAAGGGGTGGGTAGACCTTGAAACCCTTCTTTATAGTAAGGCACTTAAAAGTTTTAATAGGGCACTAAAGATATTCTTAAAAAAAGAGGACTTAGATGGATACCTTTTAAGTTGCCACGGGATAGCCTCTATTTACAAAGAGTGTAAACAATTTAATAAAGCCTTAGAAATTTATTTTAAAATACTTGCTAAACTCCAGAGTAAGGATAGCGAATTAAGGTTTATAACTTTAAAGGATATAGCAAATACCTATTACAGTTGGGGTGCATACAATGAGACAATAAAATACTTAAAGATAGCATTGGAAATAATTAAAAATGAGGAGATGGTATATCGAAAGATTTATATTCACTACAATCTAGGAAGAACCTATAAAAAACTTGAGAAATTTAATACCGCCCAGGAATCTCTTTTTATGACCCTTACCCTCTGTGATGCAAATGGAATTAATTACAAGATTAGTGAAACACTAACCGAGCTTGGGAACATTTTTAGGAAGACTAAAAACTATCCAAGGTCCGAGAGTTTTCACATAAGAGCCCTTCAATATGCTAAAAGCAGTAGAGACTACTCTGCACACATTGATATTCTATTAAACCTAGGTGGCTTAATGCTCCATTTAGGAAATTACGAAAAATGTCTACAGTTTGTTAACTCAGCATTGGAAGAGATTGATCAGATAGAGCAAAAATATAGTAAGGTTCTTAAGGGTTATCACTACATATATATGGCATATAAGTTCCTAGGAGAGGTTGAGGAGTCTATAAAGTATCTTCAAAAGTCAATTATTTTAAAAGAGGAAGAGATAGAGAGGGTAAATAAGCTACAGTATGAGCTTCTTCAAATTGATTTAAAATTTAGTATAAAACCAGAATCATTTATTATTACAAATATTTATAACAATGAACTAAATACTAAACAATCAATTTATAAGGAGAATAACCTAAAGGAGCTTACAGCAGCAATTTATACAGGGATAAAAAACATATTAAACTTTTCAAACCTCTCACTTTATACATATAAAGATAATAGAAAGATCCTATTACAAACAACTATAATGAAGGATGGGAACTATACACAAAAGGAGATAGAGGCATTAGGGACCCTAGCATCTGTGGTAATAGATGAAGATAGGGAGATTATTCTATATGATAGAGATACAGCAAATGAAGATTTTAAAGTTACTAAAAACAGGCTTACACGGGGGATGAACTCATTTATTATTATTCCTATTAAAAGAGGTAAACTTATAGTAGGTGCTGTATCAATAGAGGATGAAGATAAAAATAAATATACTCAGTTTGACTTGAACTCTTTAAAGACAATTAGTGCCTACATATCACTTACCATTGAAAATATGAGGATTAAAGAAGAAGTTGACTCCTTTAATGAGCTACTAGATCACGATACTATAATTATTGAATCAAGGGATATAGAGAAGCAGAAACTCCACAAGGATAGGGAGTCAGGACTACCCTACAAGCCTCTATTTATAGAACTATTGTCCCAAGCAATTAAAGGAACAAAAAGGGACAAGGGGAAAATAGCACTTTTAACAATAATTATAGATTTAGAATTTGATAATCAGGGAACTTTCTTATCCGAAGATTTAATTATTGGAGAACATACTATTCAGGAACGGTTAAAGAGTATTTTAAGAAGCGAGGATATTTTAGGACGAGAGAGTGATGACACCTATTTACTATCTATAAAAATGGAGAGTATAAGAGGTTGCCGTATTGTTGCTAAAAAAATTGTATCTGAGTTGAAAAAACCAATTTTTACCGAGAATCAGAAGATTCAACCTAGGGTTAAAATAGGAATTACTATATATCCGGATAACAGTTTAAACATATCTGACTTATTAGATAAGTCAAAAAAATGCGCTACAAAAATACCTAAGGATAATTTAGTAGGGTTTGAGTTTAGCGAGGGGATTCATAATATTACCAGTATTGATTGA
- a CDS encoding alpha/beta hydrolase, with amino-acid sequence MKTNIKLGGLRIMIFIILTIALLALLFNNKGLFYRESRDFSSLNSSNILEGAEPFEYLGGNKKAILFIHGFPGSPRMYYMVKELAIRDGYDVFIPKLPGFGTTHSDFIKSNFSMWYSYLSNYYNGIRGGYDKFYIAGNSMGGALTLKLAQNVDLKPTAIASIAAPVFLNSLKRGVLKSTTLYFIRYLSKFVKYIPPKNPPKDPSEDQDGDTRWVGYRGKFPRQIYSLYIGLKSVKKDLGKIEIPCYLCHAKHDKTVSYKNLNLIKDRVSSKSILIRVLDLSEWSHTNHSMFIYKSIVDDLWSDIDYFFNNL; translated from the coding sequence ATGAAAACAAATATTAAATTAGGTGGTTTAAGAATCATGATCTTTATAATATTAACAATTGCTTTATTGGCTCTACTTTTTAATAATAAGGGGTTATTTTACAGAGAGAGTAGGGACTTCTCTTCTCTAAATAGTAGTAATATTTTAGAAGGAGCAGAGCCCTTTGAGTATTTAGGTGGTAATAAAAAAGCTATACTATTTATCCATGGATTTCCAGGTTCACCTAGAATGTATTACATGGTTAAGGAGTTGGCTATTAGGGATGGTTATGATGTTTTTATACCAAAATTACCTGGATTTGGAACAACCCACAGTGATTTTATTAAATCAAACTTCTCTATGTGGTATTCATATCTCTCTAATTATTATAATGGAATAAGAGGTGGATATGATAAGTTTTATATTGCTGGAAACTCAATGGGTGGAGCTTTAACCTTAAAATTGGCACAAAATGTAGATCTGAAACCTACTGCAATTGCTTCAATTGCTGCCCCAGTTTTTTTAAACTCATTGAAAAGAGGGGTATTAAAATCTACGACTCTATATTTTATTAGGTATTTGTCCAAGTTTGTAAAGTACATCCCTCCAAAGAATCCTCCAAAAGATCCATCGGAAGACCAGGATGGGGATACTAGGTGGGTAGGGTATAGGGGGAAATTTCCTAGACAAATTTATAGCCTCTATATTGGTTTAAAAAGTGTTAAAAAGGACCTTGGTAAAATAGAGATACCCTGTTATCTATGTCATGCAAAACATGATAAAACAGTTTCATATAAAAACCTAAACCTAATTAAAGATAGAGTTAGTAGTAAGAGTATACTTATTAGAGTTTTAGACCTAAGTGAATGGAGTCATACTAATCACTCCATGTTTATCTACAAGAGTATTGTAGATGATCTCTGGAGTGATATAGACTATTTTTTTAATAATTTATGA
- the pyrH gene encoding UMP kinase produces the protein MENIQILDLGGSIVAPDQVDTEFIKEFKTFLVNWLDEDESRKAILIIGGGGAARKYQTAYRDIDNNPTDEEQDWIGIAATRLNGQLLKGVFKDYCFDDVIINPETEGSFKGRVMVAAGWKPGFSTDYDSVVLAKRFGAKTVLSLSNIAKIYTDDPKTNPNAEPVDNMTWDEYKKLCGNEWTPGKNIPFDPVATKLAAELGLTVKAAAGKDLYNLKKIFDGKDFFGTTIS, from the coding sequence ATGGAAAACATACAAATACTCGATCTAGGCGGATCAATAGTTGCACCGGATCAGGTAGATACAGAATTTATTAAGGAGTTTAAAACTTTTTTAGTAAACTGGTTAGATGAGGATGAGTCAAGAAAGGCAATTTTAATTATTGGCGGTGGCGGAGCTGCTAGAAAGTATCAAACAGCATATAGAGATATAGATAATAACCCAACAGATGAGGAGCAGGATTGGATAGGAATAGCAGCAACAAGGCTTAACGGTCAACTTCTTAAGGGTGTTTTTAAAGATTACTGTTTTGATGATGTAATTATTAACCCAGAAACTGAAGGTAGCTTTAAAGGTCGAGTAATGGTTGCTGCAGGGTGGAAACCAGGATTTTCAACTGACTATGACTCAGTGGTATTAGCTAAGAGATTTGGAGCTAAAACAGTATTAAGTCTATCTAACATTGCAAAAATATATACAGATGACCCTAAAACAAATCCAAATGCAGAGCCTGTTGATAATATGACATGGGACGAATATAAAAAACTATGTGGAAATGAGTGGACTCCAGGGAAAAACATCCCCTTTGATCCTGTTGCAACAAAATTAGCTGCAGAGTTAGGCTTAACAGTTAAAGCTGCTGCTGGTAAAGATCTTTACAATCTAAAAAAGATATTTGATGGCAAAGATTTTTTTGGAACTACAATATCATAA
- a CDS encoding LolA family protein, producing the protein MKKKSLLLILLIITPFFMSAQQTAGDFFETISNKYAEIEAYTASFKFTTGIRGNIIQEGTIYYKSPNLLRMDYTNPENQVFCVNSRKLSIYVPAHGTLFEQTINSEEDALTLETSGFTSQGLALFNSNYSISYVNGPNLEVLDDDNPEEVYKLRLVPRKFSEPFSRIIMSITSDGFIRRLVSTTRTDEEIILDIVDIDVNANIDSKYFDYDAPPTATTLTDFLFTNEEVKEGDE; encoded by the coding sequence TTGAAAAAAAAATCTCTATTATTAATATTATTAATTATAACCCCATTTTTTATGTCTGCTCAGCAAACAGCTGGGGACTTTTTTGAAACAATATCAAATAAATATGCCGAAATTGAAGCCTATACGGCATCATTTAAATTCACAACAGGAATAAGGGGTAATATTATTCAGGAAGGGACTATTTATTATAAGAGTCCTAATCTGTTAAGAATGGATTACACTAATCCTGAAAACCAAGTTTTTTGTGTTAACTCTAGAAAATTATCAATCTATGTTCCTGCCCATGGGACACTTTTTGAGCAGACAATAAATAGCGAAGAGGATGCGTTAACCCTAGAGACATCTGGTTTTACATCCCAGGGATTAGCACTATTTAACTCTAACTACAGTATTAGTTATGTAAATGGACCAAATTTAGAGGTATTAGATGATGATAATCCAGAAGAAGTCTATAAGTTACGACTTGTTCCTAGGAAATTTAGTGAGCCTTTCTCTAGGATTATTATGTCTATAACCAGTGATGGTTTTATTAGAAGATTAGTTTCAACTACAAGAACAGATGAAGAGATAATTTTAGATATTGTTGATATTGATGTAAATGCTAATATTGATAGTAAGTATTTTGACTATGATGCACCACCAACAGCAACAACTTTAACTGATTTCCTTTTTACAAACGAAGAAGTAAAAGAGGGAGATGAATAG
- a CDS encoding helix-turn-helix domain-containing protein, which produces MRSLRDLLLNKREEKGFTINQVAYETNISKKYIEALEEEDFSVFPAEAYLLGFLRNYAEFLGLDYDLVYGEYQNCLLRDEPTPLSELMGVNKKIEIKPWMIYIPVIILTLIFALPPVVRKVNNFIDDRKEALRIAGEKQSKNYIITTDYSDQKVRVDDSFTLDIGDEKVTYLIREIDSNLILTESYKGDERVITLKLGSEVESDFVYKNEKYIVSLFLKDIGGFSDNSAIMKVKYDIKEVAVFSSSDLSLDSEDSTLKDSKVILVKKYTPEPYSLSIKFEGDILFRYQAKGEELKEFFYQKNSVLSMDVTKSIQIWTSNAGLTKLKINGETLVLGRTGEVHVFSLRWLYIKDKDEYRLEYATAY; this is translated from the coding sequence ATGCGGTCACTAAGAGATCTATTACTTAATAAGCGGGAAGAGAAGGGCTTTACAATAAACCAAGTTGCTTATGAAACAAATATTTCAAAGAAGTATATAGAGGCCTTAGAGGAGGAGGACTTCTCTGTATTCCCGGCGGAGGCATATCTACTAGGATTTCTTAGAAATTATGCTGAATTCTTAGGGTTAGATTACGATTTAGTATATGGAGAGTACCAAAACTGTCTATTAAGGGATGAACCTACTCCCCTATCTGAATTAATGGGTGTTAATAAAAAGATTGAGATTAAACCATGGATGATCTATATCCCTGTAATTATTTTGACTTTAATATTTGCCTTACCCCCAGTTGTAAGGAAGGTAAATAATTTTATTGATGATAGAAAAGAAGCGTTAAGAATTGCAGGTGAAAAGCAGAGTAAAAATTACATTATAACCACAGATTATAGTGACCAAAAGGTAAGGGTTGATGACTCCTTTACCCTAGATATTGGGGATGAAAAGGTAACATATTTAATTAGAGAGATTGATTCTAATCTAATACTTACAGAGAGCTATAAGGGTGACGAGAGGGTTATTACCTTAAAATTAGGTAGTGAAGTTGAGTCTGACTTTGTCTATAAAAATGAGAAGTATATCGTATCCCTGTTTTTAAAGGATATTGGTGGTTTTTCTGACAACAGTGCTATTATGAAGGTTAAGTATGACATAAAAGAGGTAGCTGTTTTTAGTAGTAGCGACCTTAGTTTAGATAGTGAAGATTCAACATTAAAGGATAGCAAAGTTATACTAGTTAAAAAGTATACTCCTGAACCATACTCCCTCTCAATTAAGTTTGAAGGGGACATACTTTTTAGATATCAGGCTAAGGGTGAAGAGTTAAAAGAGTTCTTCTACCAAAAAAACAGTGTATTATCCATGGATGTTACTAAAAGTATACAGATTTGGACTAGTAATGCAGGTTTAACAAAGCTTAAGATTAACGGAGAGACCTTAGTTTTAGGTAGAACTGGAGAAGTCCATGTTTTTTCACTAAGGTGGTTATATATTAAAGATAAGGATGAATATAGGCTTGAGTACGCAACAGCATATTAA
- the rimO gene encoding 30S ribosomal protein S12 methylthiotransferase RimO produces MSTQQHIKFYIETLGCSKNQVDSESMLASVEQYEYSFTKESAEADFIIINTCGFIKSAKEQSIQTFLDFREAYPDKKIIIAGCFAQRYFETIRELFPEADGYYGSQAPSQIGSIVAEVLSGDKPALKKDDVITQLERKTTFNFKGSVYVKVAEGCNNNCNFCAIPIIRGQIKSRTLDDVYNEIVSLIDKGYFEINLIAQDLAAWGEDLGEKTLITLLNKLSLLSGKFWIRLLYIHPDKFPMQLLDVCKRDSRILPYFDIPFQHASETVLKKMGRKGSYKKHLDLVKKIRHELPDSIIRSTIMLGHPGEGRKEFIEVVSFLEEAQLDWVGFFVYSREEDTKSFNMRGSLLDKLSKRVAEKRKRVLEDIQSQITPKKLLQWIGQTVDVLIEEDVKEENLFIGRSSIDAPEVDGLVVIKGSGLKEGDVIKAKILSVASVDLIAEVVE; encoded by the coding sequence TTGAGTACGCAACAGCATATTAAATTTTATATAGAGACATTAGGATGCTCTAAAAACCAGGTTGACTCAGAGTCAATGTTAGCTTCTGTAGAACAGTATGAGTATAGTTTTACTAAAGAGTCCGCAGAGGCGGACTTTATTATAATTAATACATGTGGTTTTATTAAGTCTGCAAAGGAGCAGTCCATACAGACCTTCTTAGATTTTAGAGAGGCATACCCAGATAAAAAAATAATAATTGCAGGCTGTTTTGCTCAAAGATATTTTGAAACCATAAGAGAGTTATTTCCAGAAGCCGATGGTTATTATGGAAGTCAGGCACCCTCGCAAATAGGTAGTATTGTTGCTGAGGTATTAAGTGGTGATAAACCAGCATTAAAAAAAGATGATGTGATTACTCAGTTAGAGAGAAAGACTACTTTCAATTTTAAGGGCTCTGTATATGTAAAGGTTGCTGAGGGGTGTAACAATAACTGTAATTTTTGTGCTATTCCTATTATTAGAGGCCAGATTAAAAGCAGAACTTTAGACGATGTATATAATGAAATTGTCTCTTTAATTGATAAAGGTTATTTTGAAATAAATTTAATAGCCCAGGATTTAGCAGCTTGGGGTGAGGACTTAGGGGAGAAAACTCTAATTACCCTTCTTAATAAATTATCACTTTTAAGTGGTAAGTTTTGGATAAGACTTCTATATATACATCCTGATAAATTCCCAATGCAACTGTTAGATGTTTGTAAAAGGGATTCTAGGATACTTCCATATTTTGATATCCCATTTCAACATGCAAGTGAAACAGTTCTAAAAAAAATGGGGCGGAAGGGTTCTTATAAGAAGCACCTGGATCTAGTAAAAAAAATAAGACATGAGTTGCCAGACTCTATTATTCGTTCCACAATTATGTTAGGACATCCTGGTGAGGGGAGAAAAGAGTTTATTGAAGTAGTCTCCTTTTTAGAAGAGGCTCAGTTAGATTGGGTTGGTTTTTTTGTATACTCTAGGGAGGAGGATACAAAGAGTTTTAATATGCGAGGCTCTCTACTTGATAAACTTAGCAAAAGAGTTGCAGAGAAAAGAAAGAGAGTTCTAGAGGATATTCAGTCTCAGATTACCCCTAAAAAACTGCTTCAGTGGATTGGACAGACTGTTGATGTTCTAATTGAAGAGGATGTAAAAGAAGAGAATCTTTTTATTGGAAGAAGTTCTATAGATGCCCCAGAAGTTGATGGACTTGTTGTTATTAAGGGTTCAGGATTAAAAGAGGGTGATGTTATTAAGGCAAAAATACTTAGTGTTGCATCTGTGGATTTAATAGCTGAAGTTGTTGAATAA